Proteins encoded in a region of the Sphingomonas sp. HMP9 genome:
- a CDS encoding PepSY-associated TM helix domain-containing protein — MRTNVRQSMAWIHGWLGLLAGWILFAMFLTGTASYFRPEITQWMQPEFRATPVTTLHAAETAVAHMQRVGADDLQWYIYLPDARTAVTRVFELRKPDPKAAKRRAPEIVLDPATGDNVHARETRGGEHFYRFHFQLQLPHPWGRWLAGLCAMFMLGAIVSGVITHKRIFADFFTLRWNKGQRSWLDAHNVSAVLALPYHAMITYTGLITLVAMYMPWPVVATYAKPAEFAQAAFGIPTERDAKGVATPLVAIGPLVADAERRFGAPVATLVVRNPSDAASTVTLYRHSSASLNGRGPSVTYAGGDGRFLEGAGGVGPALATAGVMLGLHVAQFAGPALRWAYFVLGLTGAAMVGTGLLLWTAKRRKPGAVPFFGLKLVERLNIGVIAGLPIGMAAYLLANRLIPAAAANRADAEVATMFWAWGGVALLQMLRPARRAWTDGFAIGAIAFAAIPVVDTVTTPRGLPASILTGDTLFAAFDFAMLAVAALLALGAWRSARSKPVAKIRKSVSETVHA; from the coding sequence GTGAGGACCAATGTCCGCCAGAGCATGGCGTGGATCCACGGTTGGCTCGGCCTGCTGGCCGGCTGGATCCTGTTCGCCATGTTCCTGACCGGGACGGCGAGTTATTTCCGGCCCGAAATCACGCAGTGGATGCAGCCGGAATTCCGTGCGACTCCGGTCACGACGCTCCACGCGGCGGAGACGGCGGTCGCGCACATGCAGCGGGTCGGCGCGGACGACCTCCAATGGTATATCTATCTTCCGGATGCGCGCACCGCGGTCACGCGGGTCTTCGAACTGCGCAAGCCGGACCCCAAGGCGGCCAAGCGTCGCGCGCCCGAAATCGTGCTCGACCCTGCGACCGGCGATAACGTCCACGCCCGCGAGACTCGCGGCGGCGAGCATTTCTATCGCTTCCATTTCCAGCTGCAATTGCCGCATCCCTGGGGCCGCTGGCTCGCCGGGCTCTGCGCGATGTTCATGCTCGGCGCGATCGTGTCGGGCGTGATCACGCACAAGCGGATCTTCGCCGATTTCTTCACGCTGCGCTGGAACAAGGGACAACGGAGCTGGCTCGATGCGCACAACGTCTCGGCGGTACTGGCGCTGCCCTACCACGCGATGATCACCTATACCGGGCTGATCACGCTGGTGGCGATGTACATGCCGTGGCCGGTCGTCGCGACCTACGCCAAGCCCGCCGAGTTCGCGCAAGCGGCGTTCGGCATACCGACCGAGCGCGATGCAAAGGGCGTGGCAACGCCGTTGGTCGCGATCGGCCCGCTGGTCGCGGACGCTGAGCGGCGCTTCGGTGCGCCCGTCGCGACGCTGGTGGTGCGCAACCCGAGCGACGCCGCCAGCACCGTCACGCTGTACCGTCATTCGAGCGCCTCGCTCAACGGACGCGGTCCATCGGTCACCTATGCGGGCGGCGACGGGCGGTTCCTCGAGGGTGCCGGCGGCGTCGGCCCCGCGCTCGCCACCGCCGGCGTGATGCTGGGGCTGCACGTCGCACAGTTCGCAGGGCCGGCGTTGCGCTGGGCGTATTTCGTGCTGGGGCTGACCGGCGCGGCGATGGTCGGGACCGGGCTGCTGCTGTGGACCGCCAAGCGCCGCAAGCCCGGCGCGGTGCCGTTCTTCGGACTGAAGCTGGTCGAGCGGCTGAACATCGGCGTCATCGCCGGCCTCCCGATCGGGATGGCCGCCTATCTGCTCGCCAACCGCCTGATCCCCGCCGCAGCCGCAAACCGCGCCGACGCCGAAGTCGCGACGATGTTCTGGGCATGGGGTGGCGTTGCGCTCCTGCAAATGCTCCGGCCGGCGCGCCGTGCGTGGACCGACGGGTTCGCGATCGGCGCCATCGCGTTCGCGGCGATCCCGGTGGTCGATACGGTGACCACGCCGCGCGGGCTGCCGGCATCGATCCTGACCGGCGACACGCTGTTCGCGGCGTTCGACTTCGCCATGCTCGCGGTCGCCGCGCTGCTCGCACTCGGCGCCTGGCGCTCCGCCCGGAGCAAACCCGTCGCAAAGATCCGCAAATCCGTATCGGAGACCGTACATGCTTGA
- a CDS encoding iron transporter, producing the protein MHGRILNAGPFPKRRTVRPVVWSTLFRSATALVGGYAAAAVLATLLARLLPVPRVEATSWGMILSFAIYAAIALWCFHEHRLARVAALVWGLALIGGGVLWLLGVRP; encoded by the coding sequence ATGCACGGCCGGATCTTGAACGCCGGCCCATTTCCCAAGCGCCGGACCGTGCGTCCGGTCGTCTGGAGCACGCTGTTCCGGAGCGCGACCGCGCTGGTCGGCGGCTATGCCGCGGCGGCGGTGCTGGCGACGTTGCTCGCCCGCCTGCTCCCCGTTCCGCGCGTCGAGGCGACGAGTTGGGGCATGATCCTGTCGTTCGCGATCTATGCGGCCATCGCCTTGTGGTGCTTCCACGAACACCGGCTCGCACGGGTCGCAGCGCTCGTATGGGGACTCGCACTCATCGGCGGCGGCGTGCTCTGGCTACTCGGCGTTCGGCCTTGA
- a CDS encoding TonB-dependent siderophore receptor, protein MRGRFVVGLLLGTTFGSIAVPAFAEGHPPIVPAATDVGVPPSDDDAQTRSDEIIVNGERIRKTGSTGTKTETPLIRTPQVITSIDEKELTLRNALSINQALGYVAGVSPNQRGNVATRYDQLYVRGFAPGQYMDGMRLLGGVYSTPQIDFHLVERVDVIKGPASVLYGNSTPGGLVNLTSKVPYAESGGRIELAAGNFDLLRSAIDVNQPLDKDHKWLFRVIAGAERSDGFVAMTGNRRYYARPMLTFAPDEATSVTLILNYQRDPESASYSGVPAYGSALANPFGQFATDFNVSEPAYEAFDRKQKSATLLFRHDFNDRLSWAISARYLDVDLHYRQIYLSAFATTGTGANRTTDFSTIVRGGGGSDESFRTITIDNHATAKFATGPLQHTLLAGVDWQNNQGRNAQQFNTGVTGNPSTSIPNLTLFAPVYGGVQPSFPLTQTRNFRKIDQVGAYVQDQIAIGGLQLIASGRYDWYDQTTVNRNAAAGLASGVTRLHQTAFTGRLGALYETKVGLAPFASYSESFEPQTGTGFDGASFVPVTGRQYEAGLKYQPRGTSALFTLSAFDLRRQNVPTTDPANPNFSIQIGEVAVRGIELDGRGEITPGLTVTVAGTYTDPEVTQGTPVVGTGDQLSGVTGTRPLGISTWSASSFVNYDLSRTGGGALSGFNIGGGVRYVGKSDGTATRVAANQTVVTRFQSPGYVLVDAVLGYDLGKFDDSLKGMSLTANVANLFDKRHIASCFFVDSCYFGASRTVVGSLRFNW, encoded by the coding sequence ATGCGGGGACGTTTCGTGGTCGGGTTGCTGTTGGGGACGACGTTCGGCAGCATCGCGGTGCCGGCCTTTGCAGAAGGCCATCCGCCGATCGTACCGGCGGCGACTGACGTCGGCGTGCCGCCATCGGACGACGATGCCCAGACTCGTAGCGACGAGATCATCGTCAACGGCGAGCGTATCCGCAAGACCGGCAGCACCGGCACCAAGACCGAGACGCCGCTGATCCGCACGCCGCAGGTCATCACCAGCATCGACGAGAAGGAACTGACGCTTCGCAACGCGCTGTCGATCAACCAGGCGCTCGGTTATGTCGCGGGCGTCTCGCCGAACCAGCGCGGCAACGTCGCCACCCGTTACGATCAGCTCTACGTCCGCGGCTTCGCGCCGGGCCAGTATATGGACGGTATGCGGCTGCTGGGCGGGGTCTATTCCACGCCGCAGATCGACTTCCACCTCGTCGAGCGCGTCGATGTGATCAAGGGACCGGCATCGGTTCTGTACGGCAACTCGACGCCGGGCGGGCTGGTCAACCTGACCAGCAAGGTTCCCTATGCCGAATCCGGCGGGCGGATCGAGCTGGCGGCGGGCAATTTCGACCTGTTGCGCAGTGCGATCGACGTGAACCAGCCGCTCGACAAGGATCACAAATGGCTGTTCCGCGTGATCGCGGGCGCCGAGCGGTCGGACGGGTTCGTCGCGATGACCGGCAACCGCCGCTATTACGCACGCCCCATGCTGACCTTCGCGCCCGACGAGGCGACCAGCGTCACGCTGATCCTCAATTACCAGCGCGATCCGGAATCGGCGTCGTACAGCGGCGTGCCGGCCTATGGCTCCGCACTCGCCAATCCGTTCGGGCAGTTCGCGACCGACTTCAACGTGAGCGAGCCTGCGTATGAAGCGTTCGATCGCAAGCAGAAATCGGCGACGCTGCTGTTCCGCCACGACTTTAACGACCGGCTGAGCTGGGCGATCAGTGCTCGCTACCTCGACGTCGATCTCCACTACCGCCAGATCTACCTGTCGGCGTTCGCGACGACCGGTACGGGCGCCAATCGCACCACCGATTTCTCGACGATCGTGCGCGGCGGGGGCGGGTCGGACGAATCGTTCCGGACGATCACGATCGACAACCACGCGACCGCCAAGTTCGCGACCGGGCCGTTGCAGCACACGCTGCTCGCGGGTGTCGACTGGCAGAACAACCAGGGTAGGAACGCGCAGCAGTTCAACACCGGCGTGACCGGCAATCCGTCCACCAGCATCCCGAACCTCACGCTGTTCGCACCGGTCTATGGCGGCGTGCAGCCCAGCTTCCCGCTCACCCAGACGCGCAATTTCCGCAAGATCGACCAGGTCGGCGCCTATGTGCAGGACCAGATCGCGATCGGCGGGCTGCAACTCATCGCGAGCGGGCGCTACGACTGGTACGACCAGACGACGGTGAACCGCAACGCCGCGGCAGGGCTCGCCAGCGGTGTGACGCGTCTCCACCAGACGGCGTTCACCGGCCGCCTCGGCGCGCTGTACGAGACCAAGGTCGGCCTGGCGCCCTTCGCCAGCTATTCGGAAAGCTTCGAGCCGCAGACCGGCACCGGCTTCGACGGCGCATCGTTCGTGCCCGTCACCGGTCGCCAGTACGAAGCGGGCCTGAAATACCAGCCGCGCGGCACCAGCGCGCTGTTCACGCTCTCGGCGTTCGATCTGCGGCGCCAGAACGTGCCGACGACCGATCCCGCCAACCCCAATTTCTCGATCCAGATCGGCGAAGTCGCGGTGCGGGGCATCGAGCTCGACGGGCGGGGCGAGATTACGCCGGGCCTGACCGTCACGGTCGCCGGCACCTATACCGATCCCGAGGTCACGCAGGGCACGCCGGTCGTCGGCACCGGCGATCAGCTCAGCGGCGTCACCGGCACCAGGCCGCTCGGCATATCGACGTGGAGCGCATCGAGCTTCGTGAACTACGACCTGTCACGGACCGGGGGCGGCGCCTTGTCGGGGTTCAACATTGGCGGCGGCGTGCGCTATGTCGGCAAGTCCGATGGCACCGCGACGCGCGTGGCCGCCAACCAGACCGTCGTCACCCGGTTCCAGTCGCCGG